In Bactrocera oleae isolate idBacOlea1 chromosome 3, idBacOlea1, whole genome shotgun sequence, a genomic segment contains:
- the Cse1 gene encoding exportin-2, whose product MEINETNLQQLGGYLQQTLSPDPNVRRPAEKLLESIEVQRNYAVLLLNLIDKQDVDMTIRIAGAIAFKNYVKRNWAAHEDTDGPDKIHQDDRNTIKTLIVTLMLRSPTALQKQLSDAVSIIGKHDFPKKWPQLIDEMVDKFATGDFNVINGVLQTAHSLFKRYRYEFKSQSLWEEIKLVLDRMAKPLTDLLLATMQLAKVHENNTAALKVIYGSLVLVCKVFFSLNSQDLPEFFEDNMPTWMKSFHELLTVDIPCLHTGDDEDAGVLEHLRSQICENIGLYAQKYDEEFGSYMETFVTAVWELLVKTGNQTKYDALVSNALQFLSIVAERNHYRKIFENPEILANICEKVVIPNLDFRQSDEELFEDSPEEYIRRDIEGSDIDTRRRAACDLVKTLSQNFEAKIFAIFGQYLEILLAKYKENPSANWRAKDTAIYLVTSLASRGGTQKHGITHISELVPLPQFCAQHIVPELERPNINELPVLKSAAIKFIMVFRSILGPQTLLACIPHLIRHLPAESVVVHSYAACAIEKVLVMRDSNQQPLITAQHLAPFTNDLLTGLFGTLSLPGSNENEYVMKAIMRSFSTLQEATMPYMAVALPRLTEILTLVAKNPSRPHFNHYLFETLSLAVKIVCKTEPAAVSSFEEALFPVFQGILQQDILEFMPYVFQMLSLLLEIREGSGSIPEPYWALFPCLLVPALWDRPGNVTPLIRLITAFIKQGSAQIVALGKLNAVLGIFQKMIASKSNDHEGFYLMQNLLAYYPTEQLQPNMRQIFALLFQRLSLSKTTKYLRGIIVFLCYYTAKMSAIALVELIDQIQANMFGMVIDRVFIPDMAKVSSEMDRKIVAVGIAKILTECPAMLAPPYVQRWSPLLQALVELFELPPDQTTLDGDHFVEVDDAPGYQAAFSQLSYAQPKSQDFLADLTDGRKYLAESLAKLAQTRPGEVPTLVAAIGENHKQALQKYCDQAGVRIV is encoded by the exons ATGGAAATTAATGAGACGAATTTGCAACAGTTAGGCGGGTATTTGCAGCAAACGCTCAGCCCTGATCCCAATGTGCGGCGACCAG CGGAAAAATTATTGGAATCCATTGAAGTGCAGCGTAATTATGCCGTACTATTGTTGAATCTCATCGACAAGCAAGATGTGGATATGACAATACGTATTGCCGGCGCCATTGCATTTAAGAACTACGTAAAACGTAATTGGGCAGCGCATGAA GATACAGATGGCCCCGACAAAATACATCAAGACGATCGGAATACGATTAAAACACTCATTGTTACGCTTATGTTACGCTCACCTACGGCATTGCAGAAACAACTTAGTGATGCTGTAAGCATAATTGGCAAACATGATTTTCCTAAGAAATGGCCACAGCTTATCGATGAGATGGTGGACAAATTTGCTACTGGCGATTTTAATGTGATTAACGGTGTTTTACAAACAGCGCATTCACTATTTAAACGGTATCGTTATGAGTTCAAATCACAAAGTTTATGGGAAGAAATCAAATTGGTTTTAGACCGCATGGCCAAACCGTTGACTGATTTATTGCTTGCCACAATGCAGTTGGCAAAGGTGCATGAGAATAATACTGCAGCGCTGAAAGTTATTTATGGTTCTTTGGTGTTGGTTTGTAAAGTATTTTTCTCACTGAACTCTCAAGATTTACCAGAGTTCTTTGAGGATAATATGCCAACGTGGATGAAATCATTCCATGAGTTGCTCACAGTCGATATACCGTGTCTGCATACGGGTGATGATGAGGATGCGGGTGTTTTAGAACACTTGCGTTCACAAATATGTGAGAATATTGGTTTATACGCACAGAAATACGATGAAGAGTTCGGCTCGTATATGGAGACCTTCGTGACAGCCGTTTGGGAATTGCTTGTGAAAACCGGCAATCAAACCAAATATGATGCG ctcGTTTCGAATGCATTGCAATTTTTATCGATTGTCGCTGAGCGCAATCACTATCGCAAAATATTTGAGAACCCCGAAATACTCGCTAATATTTGTGAGAAAGTGGTCATACCCAATTTGGACTTCCGTCAATCGGACGAAGAGTTATTTGAGGATAGCCCCGAAGAGTATATACGCCGTGATATAGAAGGTTCTGATATCGATACACGTCGTCGTGCAGCTTGTGACCTCGTCAAGACTTTAAGTCAGAATTTTGAGGCGAAAATATTTGCCATCTTCGGCCAATATTTAGAAATACTCTTAGCTAAATATAAAGAGAATCCATCAGCGAATTGGCGCGCCAAGGACACCGCCATTTATTTAGTCACCTCGTTGGCATCACGTGGCGGCACACAGAAACATGGCATAACACATATTTCCGAATTAGTGCCACTACCACAATTTTGTGCGCAACATATTGTGCCCGAGCTGGAGCGTCCCAATA TTAATGAGTTGCCCGTTTTAAAATCTGCCGCCATTAAATTTATCATGGTATTCCGTAGTATTTTGGGTCCACAAACTCTACTTGCTTGCATTCCACACTTGATACGTCATCTGCCGGCAGAGAGCGTTGTTGTGCACAGTTATGCGGCCTGCGCAATCGAAAAAGTACTGGTGATGCGCGACAGCAATCAGCAACCGTTAATTACGGCACAACATTTAGCGCCATTTACAAATGATTTGCTCACCGGTCTCTTCGGCACATTGTCGCTACCCGGTTCCAATGAAAATGAATATGTGATGAAAG CCATTATGCGCAGTTTTTCCACGCTGCAGGAGGCCACTATGCCATACATGGCCGTTGCGCTGCCGCGTCTAACGGAAATTCTTACTTTGGTTGCGAAGAATCCATCGCGTCCACATTTCAATCATTATCTCTTCGAGACGCTCTCTTTGGCAGTGAA AATTGTTTGCAAAACGGAGCCCGCTGCCGTTAGCTCCTTTGAGGAGGCACTATTTCCCGTCTTTCAGGGCATATTACAGCAGGACATTTTGGAATTTATGCCTTATGTTTTCCAAATGCTTTCTTTGTTATTGGAAATACGCGAGGGTAGTGGTTCCATACCCGAACCGTACTGGGCGCTCTTCCCTTGTTTGTTGGTGCCTGCACTGTGGGATCGCCCAGGCAACGTTACGCCACTTATACGTCTAATAACAGCATTTATCAAGCAAGGCTCTGCACAAATTGTAGCCTTGGGCAAATTG AATGCCGTTTTGGGTATATTCCAGAAAATGATTGCCTCCAAATCGAATGATCACGAGGGTTTCTATCTCATGCAGAATTTACTCGCCTACTATCCCACCGAACAGCTACAGCCCAATATGCGTCAGATATTCGCCTTGCTCTTCCAGCGTTTATCACTCTCGAAGACTACCAAATATCTGCGCGGCATTATAGTTTTCCTCTGCTACTACACCGCCAAAATGAGCGCAATCGCTTTGGTGGAACTAATCGATCAAATACAAGCGAATATGTTCGGCATGGTTATCGATCGTGTCTTCATACCGGACATGGCGAAGGTCTCATCGGAGATGGATCGTAAGATTGTTGCCGTGGGTATTGCTAAAATACTTACAGAATGCCCGGCAATGTTGGCGCCACCCTACGTGCAACGCTGGTCCCCATTGCTGCAGGCATTAGTTGAACTCTTCGAACTGCCACCCGATCAAACTACTTTGGATGGCGATCATTTCGTCGAGGTCGATGATGCGCCCGGCTACCAAGCGGCCTTCTCACAACTAAGCTATGCACAGCCGAAATCACAAGATTTTCTCGCTGACCTAACGGATGGCCGCAAATATTTGGCCGAGTCATTGGCCAAGCTGGCGCAAACACGGCCGGGCGAAGTGCCCACCCTGGTAGCCGCCATCGGCGAAAATCACAAGCAGGCTTTGCAAAAGTACTGCGATCAGGCTGGTGTGCGCATAGTTTAA